A genomic window from Qipengyuania oceanensis includes:
- a CDS encoding L,D-transpeptidase family protein gives MRHILITASLIALAACGPNKNADDADTETAQTQTQSDNLADSMASNDDGDPNDPALDIADPEDRPIMQAQVVLDRQGFGPGVIDGKMGMSTENALVGFQTANDLETTGKLDEATKEALARWETIPATRVVRIPADWSDNEYTDIPDDTAAQAKLDRMGYESLDEKLAERFHTTIEVLEQLNPGGKPAGMKEGSATGDATPSASPSAMASASPRPTPSASPSGGETTRTAENSSTSMYRPGQLIRVPNIGADTIQPGSVDDSDWQATLTSLGVGSEQPKLDRIVVSKAGKTLKGYQGDKLVALFTVSSGSSEFPLPLGNWKIKGEAYNPPFAYDPKVLKGDKNAKGEEHQLPPGPNGPVGVVWIDLSKEHYGIHGTPDPETIGRAQSHGCVRLTNWDAARLAQMVSQSTKVEFVA, from the coding sequence ATGCGCCATATCCTTATCACTGCCTCGTTGATCGCCTTGGCCGCTTGCGGTCCGAACAAGAACGCCGACGATGCCGATACCGAGACGGCGCAGACGCAGACGCAGAGCGACAATCTCGCCGATTCGATGGCGTCGAACGACGACGGCGACCCCAACGATCCCGCGCTCGACATCGCGGATCCCGAAGATCGACCGATCATGCAGGCACAGGTCGTGCTCGACCGGCAGGGCTTCGGGCCGGGCGTGATCGACGGCAAGATGGGCATGAGTACCGAGAATGCGCTCGTTGGTTTCCAGACAGCGAACGACCTCGAAACGACAGGCAAGCTCGACGAGGCTACCAAGGAAGCGCTCGCGCGCTGGGAGACGATCCCGGCAACCCGCGTCGTGCGCATCCCGGCGGACTGGTCGGACAACGAATACACCGACATTCCCGACGATACGGCGGCGCAGGCCAAGCTCGACCGGATGGGTTACGAATCGCTCGACGAGAAGCTGGCGGAACGTTTCCACACGACGATCGAGGTTCTCGAGCAGCTCAATCCCGGCGGCAAACCGGCAGGCATGAAGGAAGGCTCGGCCACCGGTGATGCAACGCCATCGGCTTCGCCCAGCGCCATGGCCAGCGCGTCTCCCAGACCCACCCCGTCCGCCTCGCCGAGTGGCGGGGAGACCACCCGCACCGCCGAAAATTCCAGCACCAGCATGTACCGGCCCGGCCAGCTCATCCGGGTCCCGAACATCGGCGCCGACACGATCCAGCCGGGATCGGTCGACGACAGTGACTGGCAGGCCACGCTGACGTCGCTCGGCGTCGGTTCCGAACAGCCCAAGCTCGACCGGATCGTCGTCAGCAAGGCGGGCAAGACGCTCAAGGGTTACCAGGGCGACAAGCTCGTGGCATTGTTCACGGTCAGCTCCGGCTCGAGCGAATTCCCGCTCCCGCTCGGGAACTGGAAGATCAAGGGGGAGGCGTATAATCCGCCCTTCGCTTACGATCCCAAGGTGCTCAAGGGCGACAAGAACGCCAAGGGCGAGGAACACCAGCTCCCGCCGGGACCGAACGGCCCGGTCGGCGTCGTTTGGATCGACCTCAGCAAGGAGCACTACGGCATCCACGGTACGCCGGACCCCGAAACCATCGGTCGCGCGCAAAGCCACGGCTGCGTTCGCCTGACCAACTGGGACGCGGCGCGCCTCGCCCAGATGGTTTCGCAGAGCACCAAGGTGGAATTCGTCGCCTGA
- a CDS encoding M23 family metallopeptidase, with amino-acid sequence MGIIDRLLTIVITATATSAVWIVAGGSIIENTSTMRGDQSVRPAEAAPSPDTGPGVVDRENGTVARSTAAPPLDRGGASNPAASETRDLMIPVLNIRASELSDTFTDSRGSGSRLHEAIDIMAPEGTSVVAAAPGTIEKLFLSDAGGKTIYVRSPDRQTIHYYAHLADYAPGLKEGQKIARGQRLGTVGSTGNAAPDAPHLHFAIMRTTPGAEWWEPANALNPYPLLTR; translated from the coding sequence ATGGGGATCATCGACCGCCTCCTGACCATCGTGATTACTGCCACCGCGACGTCCGCCGTGTGGATCGTGGCGGGTGGCAGCATCATCGAGAATACGTCGACCATGCGCGGCGACCAGTCGGTCAGGCCGGCCGAGGCCGCCCCGAGCCCCGATACGGGGCCGGGGGTGGTCGACCGGGAGAACGGCACCGTCGCGCGCAGCACGGCTGCTCCGCCGCTGGACCGCGGCGGTGCGAGCAATCCGGCAGCGTCGGAAACGCGGGACCTGATGATCCCGGTGCTCAATATCCGTGCCAGCGAACTGTCCGATACCTTCACCGATTCGCGCGGGAGCGGCAGCCGGTTGCACGAAGCGATCGACATCATGGCGCCGGAAGGGACCAGCGTGGTGGCGGCCGCGCCCGGTACGATCGAGAAGCTGTTCTTGTCCGATGCGGGCGGCAAGACGATCTACGTGCGCTCACCCGACCGGCAGACCATCCATTACTACGCGCACCTGGCCGATTATGCGCCGGGTTTGAAGGAAGGTCAGAAGATCGCTCGCGGCCAGCGTCTCGGCACGGTCGGCTCTACGGGCAATGCCGCGCCTGACGCGCCGCACCTCCACTTTGCGATCATGCGGACGACGCCTGGGGCGGAGTGGTGGGAGCCGGCCAATGCGCTCAACCCCTATCCGCTGCTGACCCGCTGA
- the efp gene encoding elongation factor P, with amino-acid sequence MKISGVDIRPGNILEYEGGIWKVAKIQHTQPGKGGAYMQVEMKNLQDGRKTNVRFRSADTVEKVRLDTKDYQFLYEDGDMLVFMDKDTYEQINLPSDLLGDARPFLQDGMEVMLELWDEKPISVELPSQIEATIVEADAVVKGQTASSSYKPAMLDNGVRIMVPPHIESGTRIVVDVYEQSYVGKAS; translated from the coding sequence ATGAAGATCAGCGGCGTGGACATCCGTCCCGGCAACATTCTCGAATACGAAGGCGGCATCTGGAAGGTCGCCAAGATCCAGCACACCCAGCCCGGCAAGGGCGGTGCCTACATGCAGGTCGAGATGAAGAACCTGCAGGACGGCCGCAAGACCAACGTGCGCTTCCGCAGCGCCGACACGGTCGAAAAGGTCCGGCTGGACACCAAGGACTACCAGTTCCTTTACGAGGATGGCGACATGCTCGTCTTCATGGACAAGGACACCTACGAGCAGATCAACCTGCCGTCCGACCTGCTGGGCGACGCCCGCCCGTTCCTGCAGGACGGGATGGAAGTCATGCTCGAACTGTGGGACGAGAAGCCGATCAGCGTCGAACTGCCTTCGCAGATCGAAGCGACGATTGTCGAGGCCGATGCAGTGGTGAAGGGCCAGACCGCCTCTTCCAGCTACAAGCCCGCGATGCTCGATAACGGCGTGCGCATCATGGTCCCGCCGCACATCGAGAGCGGTACGCGGATAGTCGTCGACGTCTACGAGCAGTCCTACGTCGGCAAGGCCAGTTGA
- a CDS encoding inositol monophosphatase family protein: MAAISGLIRVMEKAARKAGGRLRRDFGEIEHLQVSRKGPADFVSKADIRAERAIYDELLQARPDWGFELEEAGTIEGAEGAPRWIIDPLDGTSNFLHGIPHFAISIAAQEPRLDGKGWGDVIAAVVYQPITDETFWAEKTRGAWLHDGRLRVSSRRQLSDSLIATGIPFQGAGDPVEWTKIYAALGPQVAGIRRFGAASLDLAWVAAGRFDGFWESNLKPWDTAAGTLLVREAGGFVTDFRGRSNPVHDAQVLAANDGLHSKLHKSLVNALK, encoded by the coding sequence ATGGCTGCAATCTCCGGTCTCATTCGCGTGATGGAAAAGGCTGCCCGCAAGGCGGGTGGCCGGTTGCGGCGCGACTTCGGCGAAATCGAGCACCTCCAGGTGAGCCGTAAGGGTCCTGCGGACTTCGTTTCCAAGGCCGATATCCGTGCCGAGCGCGCGATCTACGATGAATTGCTGCAGGCCCGGCCGGACTGGGGTTTCGAGCTCGAGGAAGCCGGCACGATCGAGGGCGCCGAGGGTGCTCCGCGCTGGATCATCGACCCGCTCGACGGAACCAGCAACTTCCTTCACGGCATCCCGCATTTCGCGATCTCGATCGCGGCGCAGGAACCGCGCCTCGATGGCAAGGGTTGGGGCGACGTGATCGCGGCGGTCGTCTACCAGCCGATCACCGACGAAACCTTCTGGGCGGAAAAGACCCGCGGAGCATGGCTTCACGACGGTCGGCTGCGCGTGTCGTCGCGCCGCCAGCTCTCGGATTCGCTGATTGCAACCGGAATTCCGTTCCAGGGTGCGGGTGACCCGGTCGAATGGACCAAGATTTATGCGGCGCTCGGCCCGCAGGTGGCCGGCATCAGGCGTTTCGGCGCGGCCTCGCTCGACCTCGCATGGGTCGCAGCCGGTCGGTTCGACGGCTTCTGGGAAAGCAATCTCAAGCCGTGGGACACGGCAGCAGGCACGCTGCTGGTGCGCGAGGCAGGCGGTTTCGTGACCGACTTCCGCGGTCGCTCGAACCCGGTGCACGACGCGCAGGTTCTCGCGGCCAACGACGGCCTTCATTCCAAACTGCACAAGTCGCTGGTCAACGCTCTCAAGTAG
- a CDS encoding SLC13 family permease, with protein MLGVPSFHALAAMAVTVSMFVAFARGRLSVEIVSLVTIAVIAVGLYFFPLPGTEPTDGLELAFAGFGHYALITICALMIMGRGLVVTGALEPAARLLERIFKFNLQIGLLVSLVAAMVLSMGVNDTPVLVLLMPIFVALASRGAMPASKTLIPLNAAVLIGGMATTIGTSTNILVVSIAVDLGMPQMSVFHYTPIVLIAALVALPYLWLVMPRLLGDNRVEAAGVKRRFHTRLRIGEGSILNGQELASVIPNLPESITFHDQPEGPLSSQQRLHISGTHEALEDAMRVLKGEVAPAWVLDRIRRSSSQRREDITVVEMTVTGDSRLINRTLPTSGVADLYGVAVLGIHRPNRIMGEKEQYSTGGDLRIQEGDVLLVMGLNEELQEFARNDSLLTLDGAQELPRRSKALLSAAIMVGAVGTASVGLLPIAISALAGAIAMFLTGCVKFDRVGRALSAKVIVLVAASIAIGRIILESGAAEWLGTALALGLQFLPPAMVLAAIMLFVTLLTNFASNATAATVGTPIAYNIATQLGLPAEPLILAVLFGCNLCYATPIAYQTNMLIMAEGSYEFKDYIRTGVPLVILMTATLSVLLVISYGMG; from the coding sequence ATGCTCGGCGTCCCTTCCTTCCACGCACTGGCTGCCATGGCCGTCACGGTCTCGATGTTCGTGGCGTTCGCGCGGGGACGGCTGTCGGTCGAGATCGTGTCGCTGGTGACGATCGCGGTGATCGCGGTCGGGCTGTATTTCTTTCCGCTGCCGGGCACCGAGCCGACCGACGGGCTGGAGCTCGCCTTTGCCGGCTTCGGTCATTACGCGCTGATCACCATCTGCGCGTTGATGATTATGGGCCGCGGGCTGGTCGTCACGGGGGCGCTGGAGCCAGCCGCGCGCCTGCTCGAACGCATCTTCAAGTTCAACCTTCAGATCGGCCTGCTCGTGTCGCTGGTGGCGGCAATGGTGCTGTCGATGGGCGTCAACGATACGCCCGTGCTGGTGTTGCTGATGCCGATATTCGTGGCGCTTGCCTCGCGCGGGGCGATGCCGGCTTCAAAGACGCTGATTCCGCTCAATGCCGCCGTGCTTATCGGCGGGATGGCGACGACGATCGGCACGTCTACGAACATCCTGGTCGTCTCGATCGCGGTCGATCTGGGAATGCCGCAGATGAGCGTGTTTCACTACACGCCGATCGTGCTGATCGCTGCGCTGGTGGCGCTGCCTTACCTGTGGCTCGTCATGCCGCGGCTGCTGGGCGACAACCGCGTCGAGGCGGCCGGTGTGAAGCGCCGGTTCCACACACGCCTTCGCATCGGCGAGGGGAGCATCCTGAACGGGCAGGAACTCGCCAGCGTGATCCCGAACCTGCCCGAAAGCATCACTTTTCACGACCAGCCCGAAGGCCCGCTCTCCAGTCAGCAGCGGCTTCATATCTCGGGCACGCACGAAGCGCTCGAAGACGCGATGCGCGTACTCAAGGGCGAGGTCGCGCCCGCCTGGGTACTCGACCGCATTCGGCGGTCCTCGTCGCAGCGGCGCGAGGACATCACCGTCGTCGAGATGACGGTGACGGGCGATTCGCGCCTGATCAACCGGACGCTGCCGACATCCGGCGTCGCCGATCTCTACGGCGTGGCCGTACTCGGGATTCATCGCCCCAATCGCATAATGGGCGAAAAGGAACAGTATTCGACCGGCGGCGACCTGCGCATCCAGGAAGGCGACGTGCTGCTGGTAATGGGCCTCAACGAGGAGTTGCAGGAGTTTGCGCGCAACGACAGCCTGCTTACGCTGGACGGGGCGCAGGAATTGCCCCGCCGCTCGAAGGCGCTGTTGTCGGCCGCGATCATGGTCGGTGCCGTCGGCACGGCCTCCGTCGGGCTGCTGCCGATCGCCATTTCGGCGCTGGCCGGAGCGATCGCCATGTTCCTGACCGGCTGCGTCAAGTTCGACCGCGTCGGGCGCGCGCTTTCGGCCAAGGTGATCGTATTGGTCGCTGCGAGCATCGCGATCGGCCGCATCATCCTAGAAAGTGGGGCGGCCGAATGGCTCGGCACGGCGCTCGCATTGGGCCTGCAATTTCTGCCGCCGGCAATGGTGCTCGCCGCGATCATGCTGTTCGTGACGCTACTGACGAATTTCGCTTCCAATGCGACTGCCGCGACGGTCGGCACGCCGATCGCCTACAATATCGCGACCCAGCTGGGCTTGCCGGCAGAGCCGTTGATCCTGGCCGTGCTGTTCGGCTGCAACCTGTGTTACGCGACACCCATCGCCTACCAGACGAACATGCTGATCATGGCGGAGGGGTCGTACGAATTCAAAGACTACATCCGCACGGGCGTGCCGCTCGTGATCCTGATGACCGCGACCTTGTCGGTCCTGCTGGTGATCAGTTACGGCATGGGGTGA